A genomic segment from Candidatus Korarchaeum cryptofilum OPF8 encodes:
- a CDS encoding QueT transporter family protein yields MRGKGVAMRIALTSIFAALYASLTIALAPISFYEIQVRISDSLLTLSILFGPPVIIGTSLGCFIANLIGPFGIIDALGGSIANLVATYIGWKLRKRRSFALVQMPITVSLIVSAYLHVLLNLPILIVFLYLLAGSVVSIDIMGLFLLRVIETRYSGHNMHDFKQ; encoded by the coding sequence ATGAGAGGAAAGGGCGTTGCTATGAGGATAGCATTGACCTCGATCTTCGCTGCTCTATATGCATCCTTAACGATTGCTTTAGCCCCCATTTCGTTTTATGAGATACAAGTGAGGATTTCAGATTCCCTATTAACTCTCTCCATACTTTTCGGTCCACCTGTCATAATAGGGACCTCCCTAGGATGCTTCATCGCAAATCTTATTGGCCCATTTGGCATAATAGATGCTTTGGGAGGATCTATTGCGAATTTAGTTGCGACATACATCGGATGGAAGTTGAGGAAAAGGAGATCATTTGCTTTAGTCCAGATGCCGATCACTGTCTCCTTAATAGTATCAGCTTACTTGCATGTTCTGTTAAATCTCCCAATACTGATAGTCTTCCTCTATTTGCTCGCGGGATCCGTAGTATCGATAGATATCATGGGCCTGTTCCTCCTCAGGGTGATCGAGACCCGCTACAGCGGACATAACATGCATGATTTCAAACAATAA
- a CDS encoding Zn-ribbon domain-containing OB-fold protein codes for MWAYWLSVPAHWRELPARYRLEGGLCRSCGHTMLPKGEVCPICGSKDIVTKQLPRRGKIISYSVIWNAPRGYEYYTPYIVALIELEDGTRLMSQLTDVEPSQVTEGMEVEMVLRKVRVSGESGIIAYAYKFRPLLKK; via the coding sequence ATGTGGGCCTACTGGTTGAGTGTCCCCGCCCATTGGAGGGAGTTGCCAGCTAGGTACAGGCTGGAAGGGGGCTTATGCAGGAGCTGCGGTCACACTATGCTTCCCAAGGGGGAAGTATGTCCTATCTGCGGATCCAAGGACATAGTTACCAAACAGCTCCCGAGGAGGGGGAAGATAATCAGCTATTCCGTTATATGGAACGCCCCAAGAGGATATGAATACTATACACCTTACATCGTGGCTTTAATTGAGCTGGAGGATGGGACTAGGTTGATGAGCCAGTTAACTGACGTAGAACCCTCCCAAGTAACTGAGGGCATGGAAGTTGAGATGGTACTCAGGAAAGTTAGAGTAAGCGGTGAGTCAGGGATAATTGCGTATGCCTATAAGTTCAGGCCCCTGCTGAAGAAGTGA
- a CDS encoding succinate dehydrogenase/fumarate reductase iron-sulfur subunit, with protein sequence MESSMDLWKPVGTVKIRVYKYNPKKDFAPGWKEYEIEVSRGTTILDALLRIKEEIDPSLAFRYSCGQALCGSCAMMVNGRQMLICRTRVLEVVKDGKVELRPLDNFPIIRDLACDFKSFFDKHRAVKPWIIRRDVEELENPTGDYKQTIEEYARYYQFTDCLKCGACYSACPTVATDHEYLGPQALAQAYRYIVDTRDEGLEERIAVVDSDHGCWRCHFATSCSDVCPKYVDPAQGIQLLKKLIMRSKLGFKPHKPAEVLPSKIGEVKKR encoded by the coding sequence ATGGAATCATCTATGGACCTTTGGAAGCCCGTTGGAACCGTTAAGATTAGGGTTTACAAGTATAATCCGAAGAAGGATTTCGCACCGGGATGGAAGGAGTATGAGATTGAGGTGAGCAGGGGAACCACGATACTCGACGCACTTCTGAGGATCAAGGAAGAGATAGATCCCTCTCTGGCGTTCAGATACTCCTGTGGGCAGGCTTTATGCGGCTCATGCGCCATGATGGTTAATGGGAGGCAGATGCTCATCTGCAGGACCAGGGTCTTGGAAGTGGTGAAGGACGGCAAGGTTGAGCTGAGGCCTCTAGATAACTTCCCGATAATCAGGGACCTGGCCTGCGACTTCAAATCCTTCTTCGATAAGCATAGGGCAGTCAAGCCTTGGATAATAAGGAGAGATGTGGAGGAGCTGGAGAATCCAACTGGGGACTATAAGCAGACAATAGAGGAATATGCGAGATACTACCAGTTCACTGACTGCCTGAAGTGCGGAGCATGCTACTCCGCTTGCCCAACTGTCGCGACCGATCACGAGTACTTGGGTCCGCAGGCACTTGCGCAAGCGTATAGGTACATCGTTGATACAAGGGATGAAGGTTTAGAGGAGAGAATAGCTGTGGTGGACAGTGATCATGGATGCTGGCGCTGCCACTTTGCCACCTCTTGCTCCGATGTCTGCCCCAAGTACGTTGATCCAGCTCAAGGGATACAGCTCCTCAAGAAGCTGATCATGAGGAGTAAGCTGGGCTTCAAGCCCCATAAACCCGCTGAAGTATTACCATCGAAGATAGGTGAAGTCAAGAAGAGGTAG
- a CDS encoding succinate dehydrogenase/fumarate reductase cytochrome b subunit — protein MSELEYYAQNRRGVSGWFKVRGYVIERKLYALHRITGILIVLFILPHFYSTGWHPGLWWDALLGVIVTFHVANGLRLTLLELFGIGIGKPLLVKKPFQRPVSIEGKQRYLLAISIIIFIALALIWSYYAILVKPLMGG, from the coding sequence ATGAGCGAACTTGAGTATTATGCCCAGAATAGGAGGGGTGTATCCGGCTGGTTCAAGGTCAGGGGTTACGTTATCGAGAGGAAGTTATATGCCTTGCACAGGATAACGGGAATCCTCATAGTTCTCTTCATCTTACCTCACTTCTACAGCACGGGGTGGCATCCAGGTCTCTGGTGGGATGCCTTATTAGGCGTTATAGTGACTTTTCATGTAGCTAATGGTCTCAGGCTCACTTTACTTGAGCTCTTCGGGATCGGCATAGGGAAACCGCTGCTCGTGAAGAAGCCCTTCCAGAGGCCTGTCTCCATAGAGGGTAAGCAGAGGTACCTCTTAGCTATTTCGATCATAATATTCATAGCTTTGGCACTTATCTGGTCATACTATGCAATTCTCGTGAAGCCCCTGATGGGAGGGTGA
- a CDS encoding hydroxymethylglutaryl-CoA synthase codes for MKSNRKVGIVGWGVYVPKWRIRSEELARGWGREWKRYAAGIMVEEKSVPGLDEDTFTIAYEASLNALRRARIDPSKLRAVYVGTESKPYAVKTTATILAEALGAGGPKRLTTGADYEFACKAGTEAVQSVIGLVGSGMIDYGLAVGADTAQGAPGDALEYTASAGGAAYILGPAENSIAVIEASLSYVTDTPDFWRRQHEHYPAHTRAFTGEPAYFKHIMSAARELMSLMGTGPNDYDYAIFHQPNGKFPLRVGTRLGFTPDKIKPGLITPYIGNTYSGSALVGLAAVLDQAKPGQRILLVSFGSGAGSDAFHIEVRDGIEAVQDLAPKTMDYVSRKEYIDYAIYARFRRMIKMLHDFSGY; via the coding sequence ATGAAGTCGAATAGGAAGGTAGGGATCGTCGGATGGGGTGTTTACGTACCTAAGTGGAGAATAAGATCTGAAGAGCTGGCTAGAGGATGGGGAAGAGAATGGAAGCGTTACGCAGCGGGCATAATGGTTGAGGAGAAGAGCGTGCCCGGACTGGATGAGGATACCTTCACTATAGCATATGAAGCATCCTTGAATGCCCTTAGGAGGGCTAGGATAGATCCTTCGAAGCTCAGGGCCGTATATGTCGGCACAGAATCAAAGCCTTACGCTGTTAAAACCACAGCGACGATACTCGCAGAGGCCCTAGGTGCCGGAGGACCTAAAAGGCTTACTACAGGCGCTGATTATGAGTTCGCATGCAAGGCAGGGACGGAAGCTGTTCAATCGGTGATAGGACTTGTGGGATCCGGGATGATAGATTACGGGCTAGCAGTAGGGGCTGATACCGCACAAGGAGCTCCAGGAGATGCCCTAGAATATACCGCATCTGCTGGAGGTGCAGCTTACATTTTGGGGCCCGCTGAAAATTCCATAGCTGTTATAGAAGCATCCCTGTCTTATGTGACAGATACTCCAGATTTCTGGAGGAGGCAGCATGAACACTATCCAGCTCATACGAGAGCTTTCACAGGGGAGCCGGCTTACTTCAAGCACATAATGTCAGCTGCGAGAGAGCTGATGAGCTTAATGGGGACCGGGCCCAACGATTATGATTACGCTATATTCCATCAGCCCAATGGTAAGTTTCCACTGAGAGTAGGGACTAGGTTGGGTTTCACACCTGACAAGATAAAACCCGGGCTCATAACACCATATATAGGAAATACCTACTCAGGCTCAGCTCTGGTCGGTCTCGCTGCAGTTCTGGATCAAGCGAAACCCGGACAGAGGATACTTCTAGTCTCCTTCGGATCTGGTGCTGGCAGCGATGCCTTCCACATAGAGGTACGCGACGGGATAGAGGCTGTCCAAGATCTCGCACCTAAGACGATGGACTATGTCTCGAGGAAGGAATACATAGACTACGCTATTTACGCTAGATTCAGAAGGATGATAAAGATGTTGCACGATTTCAGCGGATATTGA
- a CDS encoding succinate dehydrogenase/fumarate reductase flavoprotein subunit — MAEVIESDVVIIGSGLAGLRAAIEAARRSNDKLNVSVVTKVHAMRSHSVAYAGGTGAVLYPDEGDSFDLHAYDTVKGAAWLADQDAVELFVRLAPQEIYQLEHWGMPWARRSDGRIAQRPFGGHSFPRACFAADKTGLYAMHTLYDTALKYDGIKFYHEFFVTSLLVEDNEFRGVTAIELKSGDFYVFNAKSGILATGGAGRLFSFTTYSHSSTADGMSMAYRAGLPLKDMEFFQFHPTGLVPSGILITEAARGEGGYLINNKGERFMSRYAPEKMELAPRDVVSKAEMTEILEGRGFKGPGGLDYVLLDLRHLGEDKINERLPDVREIAIEFAGVDPVEEPIPIRPVAHYSMGGVHTDTYGATPVRGLWAAGEVACVSLHGANRLGTNSSTDCLVYGMLTGRAAADYAMSKSRGEIPHKKVEAEEKRIFDGMLKGSTGENPYLIRREMQKTMSDHVYVFRNENGLKEAIRKLKELKERFGSGHVADRDSEYNTNLIHVLELDAMLEIAYVVALSALNRTETRGAHTRLDYPKTDNENWLKHTVISRGADGEPIFTYLPVRITKWPPAERKY, encoded by the coding sequence TTGGCGGAGGTAATAGAGAGCGATGTCGTTATTATAGGATCAGGATTAGCTGGTTTGAGAGCAGCCATTGAGGCCGCGAGAAGGAGTAACGATAAGTTGAATGTGAGTGTCGTGACGAAAGTTCATGCGATGAGATCTCACTCAGTAGCTTATGCGGGTGGCACGGGGGCTGTTCTCTATCCGGATGAAGGGGATAGCTTTGATCTCCACGCTTATGATACGGTTAAGGGTGCAGCATGGCTAGCGGATCAGGATGCAGTGGAGCTTTTCGTGAGGCTCGCACCCCAGGAGATCTACCAATTGGAGCATTGGGGGATGCCCTGGGCTAGAAGGAGCGATGGAAGGATCGCTCAGAGGCCCTTCGGTGGACATAGTTTCCCAAGAGCATGCTTCGCAGCCGATAAAACGGGTCTATACGCTATGCACACGCTCTACGATACAGCGCTCAAATATGATGGTATAAAATTTTACCATGAGTTCTTCGTCACCTCCCTGCTCGTGGAGGACAATGAGTTCAGGGGAGTTACTGCTATTGAATTAAAAAGCGGGGACTTCTACGTATTTAATGCGAAATCGGGTATCTTAGCAACTGGAGGTGCAGGAAGATTATTCTCATTCACAACTTACTCACACTCCTCTACAGCAGATGGGATGAGCATGGCTTACAGGGCTGGGCTTCCGCTGAAGGATATGGAGTTCTTTCAGTTCCACCCAACAGGTCTAGTGCCCTCAGGTATACTCATAACAGAAGCGGCGAGAGGAGAGGGAGGCTACCTCATAAACAATAAAGGTGAGAGGTTCATGAGCAGGTATGCGCCGGAGAAGATGGAGCTAGCACCTAGAGATGTCGTTTCAAAGGCTGAGATGACAGAGATATTGGAAGGAAGGGGCTTCAAAGGTCCAGGAGGACTAGATTATGTTCTCCTAGATTTGAGGCATTTAGGAGAGGACAAGATAAATGAGAGGTTACCCGATGTGAGGGAGATAGCCATAGAGTTTGCTGGCGTTGACCCGGTTGAGGAACCGATACCGATCAGGCCAGTAGCCCACTACTCCATGGGGGGCGTCCATACCGATACCTACGGCGCTACTCCAGTGAGAGGTCTTTGGGCAGCTGGGGAAGTGGCATGCGTCAGTTTGCACGGTGCAAATAGACTAGGGACGAATTCTTCAACGGATTGTTTAGTTTATGGCATGTTAACTGGTAGAGCGGCAGCTGATTACGCGATGAGCAAGAGCAGAGGCGAGATCCCGCACAAAAAAGTAGAAGCTGAGGAGAAGAGGATATTCGATGGTATGCTCAAGGGGTCGACTGGGGAGAATCCCTACTTAATAAGGAGGGAGATGCAGAAAACGATGAGCGATCATGTTTACGTCTTCAGGAATGAGAATGGGCTTAAGGAGGCTATAAGGAAGCTTAAGGAATTGAAGGAGAGATTTGGGAGCGGGCACGTTGCTGATAGAGATTCAGAGTACAATACGAACCTCATTCACGTCCTCGAGTTGGATGCCATGCTTGAGATAGCTTATGTAGTCGCTCTTTCAGCCCTCAACAGGACGGAGACGAGGGGCGCGCATACCAGGTTGGATTACCCGAAGACAGATAATGAGAATTGGCTCAAGCATACTGTGATAAGTAGAGGCGCTGATGGCGAGCCCATCTTCACTTACCTGCCGGTTAGGATAACGAAGTGGCCTCCTGCTGAGAGGAAGTATTGA
- a CDS encoding thiolase C-terminal domain-containing protein has translation MTYIIGTGILKVGDHWEKSLRNLAAEASILAIEDAGGVSVDYVIVANSLSGVVNGQENLGSYVVSRLNLKGVPALKVEAANASGAAAAIVANSLIKSGDAKRVLVIGVEKMTDYTSLEDSNAALSTLMDSEYEAFHGATLDSLHALLMREYLRKYQVKREDFSYFPILMHENAVDTPHAQYRFKIDLDAYISSPLVAEPISMMDVPSPSDGAAAIVLSEKNEGPNGSVKISSFGQATDRISLYDRKSLLEMPSIRMAFNRAVSKLNNFKPDFYIIGEYSSVMGYIATEELGLAERGKAYKLFMDGEAKRSGPTPINPEGGSKARGDPIGATGVYQLAEAYLQLTGRAQGWQVNGARRALVLSIGGVGCNSVVHLVEGV, from the coding sequence ATGACGTACATCATAGGTACGGGCATCCTAAAGGTTGGAGATCATTGGGAGAAGTCTTTGAGGAATCTAGCCGCTGAAGCATCAATATTAGCAATAGAGGACGCAGGAGGGGTTTCAGTGGATTACGTTATTGTAGCTAATTCCCTCTCAGGGGTGGTGAATGGTCAAGAGAACTTAGGGTCTTATGTGGTATCGCGGTTGAACCTTAAGGGAGTTCCCGCGCTGAAAGTCGAGGCCGCTAATGCCTCCGGAGCCGCCGCAGCTATTGTGGCAAATTCATTGATAAAAAGTGGAGATGCTAAAAGAGTTCTAGTCATCGGAGTTGAGAAGATGACTGATTATACATCTCTGGAGGATTCTAACGCAGCTCTATCAACGCTCATGGACTCTGAGTACGAGGCATTCCATGGGGCTACTCTCGACTCCCTACATGCCTTACTCATGAGGGAATATTTGAGAAAATATCAGGTAAAAAGGGAAGATTTCTCCTACTTTCCGATCTTAATGCATGAAAATGCTGTGGATACTCCGCATGCTCAGTATAGATTCAAGATAGATCTCGATGCTTACATATCCTCACCCCTGGTAGCCGAACCTATAAGCATGATGGACGTCCCAAGTCCCTCTGATGGCGCTGCTGCGATAGTGCTTTCGGAGAAGAATGAGGGCCCAAATGGAAGCGTTAAGATATCTTCATTCGGCCAGGCTACTGATAGAATATCGCTATACGATAGGAAATCTCTCTTAGAGATGCCATCAATTAGAATGGCATTCAATAGAGCTGTCTCGAAATTGAATAACTTCAAGCCCGATTTCTATATCATAGGGGAGTATTCGAGTGTGATGGGCTACATAGCTACGGAGGAGCTAGGTCTCGCTGAGAGGGGCAAGGCTTACAAGCTTTTCATGGATGGGGAGGCTAAGAGGAGCGGACCCACCCCCATAAATCCGGAAGGCGGATCTAAGGCAAGAGGAGATCCTATAGGGGCAACCGGCGTCTACCAGCTAGCTGAAGCCTACCTCCAGCTCACGGGAAGGGCTCAGGGATGGCAGGTCAATGGAGCTAGAAGGGCTCTAGTCCTCAGCATCGGCGGAGTAGGTTGCAACTCCGTAGTCCATTTAGTTGAGGGGGTGTGA
- a CDS encoding N-glycosylase/DNA lyase → MGVDDLVNDVMRLKGSRVREIIERRMREFERERSDEELFKELVFCLLTANFSAEGGLRILESLGDGIFTLSEEELAAKLAELGHRYPRKRAEFIVEARKLIPILRDIISSFRDERLLREWLVKNVKGLGYKEASHFLRNIGFKNVSIIDYHILDLLMKYGILEEKPKSLSRARYLMIESILEEISRRTGINLGELDLYLWYIETGKVLK, encoded by the coding sequence ATGGGAGTGGATGATTTAGTGAATGATGTGATGCGCTTGAAAGGCAGCAGGGTGAGGGAGATCATAGAGAGAAGAATGAGGGAATTTGAACGTGAGAGGAGCGATGAGGAACTCTTTAAGGAGTTGGTATTCTGCCTATTAACTGCCAATTTCAGCGCGGAAGGTGGTCTGAGGATCCTAGAATCTTTAGGCGATGGTATCTTCACACTAAGTGAGGAGGAGCTTGCCGCCAAGTTGGCTGAGTTAGGTCATAGATACCCTAGGAAGAGAGCCGAATTCATCGTTGAGGCTAGGAAGCTCATCCCAATTCTGAGGGATATAATATCCAGCTTTAGAGATGAGAGGCTCTTGAGGGAATGGTTAGTGAAGAATGTGAAGGGATTGGGCTATAAGGAGGCGAGCCATTTCCTTAGGAACATCGGGTTCAAGAATGTCTCGATAATAGACTACCATATCCTTGACCTATTGATGAAGTATGGTATACTCGAGGAAAAGCCCAAAAGCCTGAGCAGGGCCAGATACCTGATGATAGAGTCCATTCTAGAGGAGATCTCGAGGAGGACAGGTATAAACCTGGGGGAACTTGATCTATATTTATGGTACATCGAGACGGGAAAGGTTCTTAAGTAG
- a CDS encoding Rieske (2Fe-2S) protein: MVEMTRRDFIKASVVTSVALAAASLGIPLVQYISSERVVTGKIGAGSSSLPLKIANINDLEPDSQMQFTMPLNPDGSRGQHPTILIRLRPELVQKAGTELKAFSAVCTHLGCIVHLEKKDDIYCPCHAGYFDPVTGEVLAGPPKKPLPEVKIRIDENGDIYAEGWKK, encoded by the coding sequence ATGGTGGAGATGACGAGGAGGGATTTCATAAAGGCGAGTGTCGTGACGTCAGTAGCTCTAGCTGCTGCATCCCTCGGGATTCCCTTAGTCCAATATATTTCCTCTGAACGCGTGGTCACTGGGAAGATAGGAGCTGGATCAAGCTCCCTACCGCTCAAGATAGCTAACATAAATGATTTAGAGCCGGACTCCCAAATGCAATTCACGATGCCCCTCAATCCGGATGGTAGCAGGGGTCAGCATCCAACTATTTTAATAAGGCTCAGGCCCGAGCTGGTTCAGAAAGCTGGCACTGAGCTGAAGGCCTTCAGCGCTGTTTGCACTCACTTAGGATGCATAGTCCATTTGGAAAAGAAAGATGACATATACTGCCCCTGTCATGCGGGTTACTTCGATCCAGTCACCGGCGAAGTGCTTGCCGGTCCTCCTAAGAAGCCCCTTCCAGAGGTTAAGATAAGGATAGATGAGAACGGAGATATCTATGCTGAGGGGTGGAAGAAATGA
- a CDS encoding desulfoferrodoxin family protein, whose amino-acid sequence MRILKCERCGRVVEEQVGGRGPVICCNEEMRLLVPNESPEFLEEHRPRIYRDDGIIVEVGSIPHEMDESSRILWVEIVKKDGTRIRRYLEGEKRPEASFERVDGDIEIRILCSKHGLWIFEHKTAKLDVVEAVRKAIERFNELRGRESLARLLEISGESIVVEFTGNFCRTCGFYDYFEDLRLLMEDYNVRTTIKVIEEFGDGSIVTYSIESDVDGSG is encoded by the coding sequence ATGCGGATACTCAAATGTGAGAGGTGCGGGAGGGTCGTCGAGGAGCAAGTAGGAGGAAGAGGTCCCGTCATATGCTGCAATGAGGAAATGAGGTTACTAGTCCCTAATGAATCCCCTGAGTTCTTGGAGGAGCATAGGCCGAGGATCTATCGCGACGATGGAATAATAGTGGAGGTGGGATCCATACCTCATGAAATGGATGAGTCTAGCAGGATATTATGGGTCGAAATAGTGAAGAAAGATGGTACCAGGATCAGGAGATATCTGGAGGGAGAGAAGAGGCCTGAAGCCTCCTTCGAGAGGGTCGATGGTGATATTGAGATCAGGATCCTATGCAGCAAACATGGCCTCTGGATCTTCGAACATAAAACCGCAAAGCTGGATGTAGTGGAAGCGGTGAGGAAAGCAATTGAGAGATTCAATGAACTGAGGGGAAGGGAGTCCTTAGCCAGGCTGCTGGAAATATCGGGCGAGTCGATAGTTGTTGAATTTACCGGTAATTTCTGCAGGACCTGCGGATTTTACGACTATTTTGAGGACCTCAGACTCCTCATGGAGGATTATAATGTGAGGACTACAATAAAAGTCATTGAGGAGTTTGGAGATGGTTCAATAGTCACTTATTCAATAGAGAGTGATGTGGATGGGAGTGGATGA
- the gatD gene encoding Glu-tRNA(Gln) amidotransferase subunit GatD, translating into MLHYRGKAREILSSLGLEDFDRIRVKRGGDVYEGILIPRPEILDDEHIIIKLDNGYNIGIGLEGAEIELISKGSRRKERKLPELSYREDLPRVSVVVTGGTITSRVDYSTGGVIAHERPEELLDLIPELADIANLRYVQLFAEFSENLTPRHWREIAKTVESELKGGAEGIIVAHGTDTMHFTASALAFMLRDLDKPVVFVGSQRSVDRPSTDAVLNMIAATRLAAQGPIAESVIVMHSSPSDDHAYALRGVRARKMHTSRRDAFLPVNDLPLARISREGIELLSKDFRRRKEGASGVHLDDKIDERVALIQVWPGIPQGFLSSLDGIFRGIVIAGTGLGHVPKQIIPEIRDLIRKGIPVVISSQCLYGRVDLKVYETGRRLLEAGVIPAMDMLPEVALVKLMFVLGHTDDLDEVRNLMLTNLAGELGAHLGLNMFPPCWR; encoded by the coding sequence ATGCTCCATTACAGGGGTAAAGCTAGGGAGATCCTCTCAAGTCTTGGGCTCGAGGATTTCGATAGGATAAGGGTTAAGAGGGGAGGAGATGTTTACGAAGGAATACTCATCCCAAGGCCCGAGATACTTGACGATGAGCACATAATAATTAAGCTGGATAATGGGTATAACATAGGCATCGGCCTAGAGGGAGCTGAGATAGAACTTATTTCTAAGGGATCGAGAAGGAAGGAGAGGAAACTTCCAGAGTTGAGTTATAGAGAGGACCTCCCCCGGGTTTCGGTGGTCGTTACAGGAGGAACTATAACCTCAAGGGTCGATTATTCGACAGGAGGTGTCATAGCCCACGAGAGACCTGAAGAACTCCTCGATCTTATTCCAGAGCTCGCTGATATAGCTAATTTGAGATACGTTCAACTCTTCGCGGAATTCAGCGAGAACTTAACCCCTAGGCATTGGAGGGAGATAGCTAAGACGGTGGAGTCAGAGCTTAAGGGGGGAGCTGAGGGGATAATCGTAGCTCATGGTACTGATACTATGCATTTCACAGCATCAGCTTTAGCATTCATGTTGAGAGATCTAGATAAACCCGTGGTCTTCGTGGGATCGCAGAGATCTGTGGATAGGCCGTCAACTGATGCCGTGCTCAATATGATAGCGGCTACGAGGCTGGCCGCTCAGGGGCCCATAGCCGAGTCCGTCATAGTGATGCATTCCAGTCCATCGGACGATCACGCTTATGCCTTGAGAGGGGTGAGAGCTAGGAAGATGCACACGTCCAGGAGGGATGCTTTCCTCCCAGTGAACGATCTCCCATTAGCTAGGATAAGTAGAGAGGGTATTGAGTTGCTCTCAAAGGACTTCAGGAGGAGGAAGGAAGGAGCTAGCGGAGTGCATCTCGATGATAAAATCGATGAGAGAGTTGCTTTAATTCAAGTATGGCCTGGGATTCCACAGGGTTTCCTGAGCTCCTTGGATGGGATCTTCAGGGGTATAGTGATAGCTGGAACTGGGTTGGGCCACGTCCCGAAGCAGATCATACCTGAGATCAGGGACCTTATCAGAAAGGGGATCCCAGTTGTCATCTCTTCACAATGTCTGTATGGAAGAGTAGATTTGAAGGTTTATGAGACCGGAAGAAGACTCCTTGAGGCAGGAGTCATACCTGCGATGGATATGCTACCAGAAGTAGCATTGGTGAAGCTAATGTTCGTCCTAGGGCACACTGATGATTTAGATGAGGTGAGGAATCTCATGTTAACGAACCTAGCCGGGGAATTGGGGGCCCATCTAGGGCTCAACATGTTCCCTCCCTGCTGGAGGTGA